The following DNA comes from Tunturibacter psychrotolerans.
AAGCGGGCCATAGACTACATAGCTGTGGCCCGTAACCCATCCAATGTCGGCGGTACACCAGTACACATCGTCATCGCGCAGATCGAAGACGTACTTGCTTGTGAGATAGGTCTGCACAGCGTAGCCCCCGGTCGTGTGCAATAAACCTTTGGGTTTGCCGGTAGTTCCGGAGGTATAGAGAAGATACAGCGGGTCTTCTGCGTCCATTCTTTCCGCAACACACGCCGGCGCGGCCTTTTCCATCTCCTCGTGCCACCACAAGTCGCGACCCGGCTGCATCTTAATCGGCGAGCCAGAACGACGAAAAACCACAACATTCCTTACCGTTGAGCACTTCTTTAGCGCCTCGTCCACGATCGCTTTCAGCTGAACCTCGGAACCTCGGCGATAGCTTGTGTCCTGAGTGATGACCGCGACACAACTGGAGTCGTTGACGCGGTCGGAGATTGCCTGGGCTGCAAAGCCGCCAAATATGACAGAGTGCACCGCGCCGATTCTCGCGCAAGCCAGCAGTGCAATGGCAAGCTCGGGCGCCATGCCCATATAAATCGCGACTCGATCGCCGCGCCTGATACCCAGCGACTTCAGTACGTTGGCCAACCGCTGTACCTGCTCGTGCAGTTCACCGAAGGTCAGCTTGCGGACCTCGCCCGGCTCGCCTTCCCACAGCAGAGCAACTTTGTCCCTACGAGCTCCCAATGCGTGGCGGTCGACGCAGTTGTGCGAGAGGTTCAGTTTGCCCCCGACAAACCATTTTGTATGAGCTGCTTCGCCATCCATCACCTTCGTCCAGGGAGAAAACCACTCCAGTTCCTGAGCAGCCTCGCCCCAGAACTCCTCCGGATGCTCCACGCTTTGCCTGTATAGGGTCTCGTACTGCTCCAGGCTCTTAACCTGAGCCTTCGCGGCGAACTCCGCGGGCGGAGGAAATACCCTATTCTCCCGCAGACTTGAATCCAGATCCGTACTCTCTTCAGACATCTCCCGCACAGCCCTCCGTGATTTCATCCAGCAAGGTGAAGGTACCCTATACAACTCAACCCGAGCAACCCGCCGTTACATTTAGGTGACACTCGTGCCTTTGGAATCATGTATGGTGGTTTCCGCATCTAGATTTTGAATGAAACGATAGGCTTTCCGCTGTTTTCTGTTTGACGATGTACGACGTAACAACTCCCGAGGTTTTCAATGGCCCTGGCTTTTCTCGATCGTGACCGCTCTGTAGCTCCCGCAGGATATAGCCGCTGGCTGGTACCGCCAGCCGCCCTGGCAATCCACCTTTCTATTGGTCAGGTTTACTCCTTTTCCGTATTCAAGAATCCCCTCCTGGCGTTGCATGCGGCTGACGGCTCCGCTTGGAACCTGAAGGAGGTCGGCTATATCTTCTCGATTGCAATTGCCTTTCTGGGCATCTCTGCTGCACTCTTCGGGGCGTGGCTCGAGAGAGCGGGTCCCCGTCGCGCGATGTTTTACGCCGCAATATGCTTTAGCGCGGGCTTTATCATCGCCTCGTTTGGAGCCAGCACCCATCAACTGGCTCTGATCTATCTCGGCTACGGCGTCGTCGGCGGGGTCGGCCTCGGACTGGGATATATCTCGCCCGTATCCACGCTCATCAAATGGTTCCCTGACAGGCCAGGTCTCGCTACCGGTCTCGCCATCATGGGCTTTGGCGGGGGCGCTATGATCGGCGGACCTCTTGCCAACAACCTGATGGCCCACTTCAAAGCCTCCGGGCAGCCGTCAATTCCCTACACCATGATCACGATGGGCATTCTCTATTTCATCTTCATGATGTTCGGAGTATTCACCATACGC
Coding sequences within:
- the acs gene encoding acetate--CoA ligase → MSEESTDLDSSLRENRVFPPPAEFAAKAQVKSLEQYETLYRQSVEHPEEFWGEAAQELEWFSPWTKVMDGEAAHTKWFVGGKLNLSHNCVDRHALGARRDKVALLWEGEPGEVRKLTFGELHEQVQRLANVLKSLGIRRGDRVAIYMGMAPELAIALLACARIGAVHSVIFGGFAAQAISDRVNDSSCVAVITQDTSYRRGSEVQLKAIVDEALKKCSTVRNVVVFRRSGSPIKMQPGRDLWWHEEMEKAAPACVAERMDAEDPLYLLYTSGTTGKPKGLLHTTGGYAVQTYLTSKYVFDLRDDDVYWCTADIGWVTGHSYVVYGPLLNGATVMMYEGAPNWPECDRFWKIVDDHKVTIFYTAPTAIRAFTKWGSAWVEKHSLASLRLLGTVGEPINPESWMWYHRMIGKERCPIVDTYWQTETGAIMIAPIPGAVAAKPGSATRPFFGIVPEVVTKEGNPVPDGHGGLLVMRKPWPSMARTIYGDQARYEATYWSEVPGSYFTGDGARRDADGYFWLMGRVDDVINVSGHRLGTMEVESALVAHPKVAEAAAVGRPHEMKGQAIAVFVTLEGGHQPSEELRQELRHWVAKEIGALARPDDLTFTQALPKTRSGKIMRRLLRELATTGEVKGDTTTLEDFTVIAKLREGDE